A window from Erythrolamprus reginae isolate rEryReg1 chromosome 11, rEryReg1.hap1, whole genome shotgun sequence encodes these proteins:
- the BLVRB gene encoding flavin reductase (NADPH), translating to MEGSRAPGGPAPAACRKIAIFGATGMTGLATLAQALDAGYRVTVLVRDPARLPPDLQPAHVVVGDVLNRADVDRAVEGQDAVIIILGTRNDLSPTTMMSKGTRNIVEAMKSCGLRKVVVCLSAFLMWDLDKVPARLQPVTEDHIRMQQILKESGLDCVYVMPPHIAGDQPLTGDYTVTVNTSSGARVISKHDLGHFFLKCLATPEYDGKNVYLSRHYSKE from the exons ATGGAGGGAAGCCGCGCGCCCGGAGGACCCGCGCCCGCAGCCTGCAGGAAAATCGCCATCTTCGGCGCCACCGGCATGACGGGCCTGGCCACTCTGGCGCAAGCCCTGGACGCCG GCTACCGGGTGACAGTGCTGGTTCGGGACCCCGCCCGGCTGCCCCCTGACCTCCAGCCAGCGCACGTGGTGGTGGGAGATGTGCTGAACCGGGCAGACGTCGACCGGGCCGTGGAGGGACAGGACGCCGTGATCATCATCCTGGGCACCCGCAATGATCTCA gtcCCACCACCATGATGTCCAAAGGCACCCGGAACATCGTGGAAGCCATGAAGTCCTGCGGCCTTAGGAAGGTGGTGGTCTGTCTCTCAG CTTTCCTGATGTGGGACCTGGACAAGGTTCCTGCCAGGCTGCAGCCAGTGACCGAAGACCACATCCGGATGCAGCAGATCCTGAAGGAGTCGGGCCTGGACTGCGTCTATGTCATGCCCCCCCACATTGCAG GTGACCAGCCCCTCACCGGCGACTACACCGTAACCGTGAACACCTCGAGCGGTGCCCGGGTTATCTCAAAGCATGACCTGGGCCACTTCTTTCTCAAGTGCCTGGCTACTCCTGAGTACGATGGGAAAAACGTCTACCTCTCCAGGCATTATTCCAAGGAATGA
- the PRX gene encoding periaxin: MTTEFIAMEKTIEASELLELVVETEAGAGARGLSVAGGGKEGLFVKDVLKDSPAARVLSLQEGDQLLSARVYFDNIKCEDALQILKWAEPYKISFCLKRLVPSADVSRKPGAAVFELKGPKAKLAKLNIQSLSSLKKRRKEKKRRRRKRMAAQGLQEAEAGLAAGKPGAGPVDVEFSFPRFSRLRKARSAGAVAAAEPSPGVSRKLSSLETKRHRLKFPRLKVKEAVAAEARLALGLPHAGLGLEETGKGAGQGKAFPFTRPFSKTKKPKEEAGAKAETGFHAPQVEFALPKVGPEGRSLQASPEVGSLAVSAPRLGWSTVEAVLPTGSAGVLDTHPGLLQAGLKLPAAEVEAPKVDVGLALPRLEGAAPEAVPKREGFTLRVPKLGISAEEVELKLPLMKAPALEMALGESPQKVLEGQPRPGRAAPSLATVVPGVDLQLPFAKGKTGRESPDISGGVSSASLGSKLPQVEVSLGSPKADPMEGSLIQLPGLESSLREKPLESREAAGATGVRVPALDISAPKVQDMHLCKALGEPAAPSGRAKAKEAAEGPGFKFPIPQISLPKFDFPVKAAPSPPPVQVKRLKPEGDSGTKVDTSLLAVKVPGLPLLKVPRPELGISVEKPEVEVTAPPAPLSFPFATVPALDIQPPNIGVELDLAKRERDVSKQGPKAQEVTRGTLDRDLEVEISLPKCVVSQPELEPGMRSIEGPALAGTVAKFPKVDLSLEKLPADSEGPKTDLEEARMKLPTVEIPPITLTGITSESRVKVKTSRFALSKFSISGPKVWSKMSPDLSVSGVDGREAANLGSKLKLPKFGISFPKSRWEAEGGEVKPALEAKGEAAKETPGSRMKLPTVEVDLGRPQGVEGDGQETSPGLPGVQFKGPKLALLSFGSKGQEEEWGALETEEAKAEKEAKASKFRIASLGLLRREAEAKAKKAPGSPKEKPKGPFGKMPQLKDSSSLKAHQLAPGAEAGLRVQGPSVEIAVPGSPLAEGEATGEKRAGEVAKEGGLKRAPPSLRAPVPSLELDIGLPAAGQEGGVLQAAKIKLPKVELARLGKGQGEEAEVALQLLGKAGEKELAGVGTKVGYLPKVDISLPKAWLPEGELPPAQVDLGLVQGAEFKVPSMGLPKLSAPKVKAPQLELDVGLEGAGVVGTPSVKWPEPGASGSGREEEDLVRVPQLELKPPKFRGSADAVLDSEAGQAKEGGLKVTGRPLGLGRLEAEAGLGMEEGRFQLKLPSLSVSKPEAELSLGVQPLCPPAEGAALAFRVPEVSFSGDQERGEEATAALEGGLGGTLTIPKIGIAVGGAAGTAWGTESATSPSQRGGGGGEPEGKKSVFKVPGLKISAPSLKTHAEYEVGGPPWEAGKWPRVRIPAFGLSLPRVGLEAPEGLVGQEAEAKKGFLALGRPKGEEASAGLLAREEGSQAKAAKLKVRAPFGVSISRPTWAAELNGEAEETSSRLKVPRLGFSKAEGERVEEGPSKLGKIPLPQVELLPPSKGAKADPELSLKLVKAEEAKEEGHGGITVATALKAAKFKPPRLTLSGFKKRNGELPPEAPTAPGPQAGEASVKATTKGEPSSKFKFPKLVLSSRSQELLETPEDQQAGSFRLPAVAFSAESGPEEGGAPPRKPMEKEAVSE, from the exons ATGACCACAGAATTCATTGCAATGGAG aaGACCATCGAGGCCTCTGAGCTCCTGGAGCTGGTGGTGGAGACGGAGGCTGGTGCCGGGGCCCGGGGGCTGAGCGTGGCTGGCGGAGGGAAGGAAGGCCTGTTTGTGAAGGACGTCCTCAAGGACTCTCCGGCCGCGCGGGTGCTGAGCCTCCAGGAAG GTGACCAGCTCCTGAGTGCCAGAGTTTACTTTGACAACATCAAGTGCGAAGACGCCCTGCAGATCCTCAAGTGGGCTGAACCCTACAAGATCTCCTTCTGCCTGAAGCGCTTGGTTCCCAGCGCAGACGTCTCCCGCAAGCCCGGAGCCGCCGTCTTTGAATTGAAAGGCCCCAAAGCCAAGCTGGCCAAGCTG AACATCCAGAGCCTCTCGTCcctgaagaaaaggaggaaggagaagaagaggaggaggaggaagaggatggcggcccagggcctgcaggagGCGGAGGCAGGCCTGGCAGCCGGGAAGCCTGGGGCAGGCCCCGTTGATGTGGAGTTCTCCTTCCCCAGGTTCTCCAGGCTGCGCAAGGCCAGGAGTGCTGGAGCGGTGGCCGCGGCTGAACCGAGCCCAGGCGTCTCGCGGAAGCTGTCCTCCCTGGAGACCAAACGACACCGGCTGAAGTTCCCCCGCCTGAAGGTCAAGGAAGCAGTGGCGGCCGAGGCCCGCCTTGCCTTGGGCCTGCCCCACGCTGGCCTGGGACTGGAGGAGACGGGAAAGGGGGCAGGCCAGGGGAAGGCGTTCCCGTTCACCAGGCCCTTTTCCAAAACAAAGAAGCCCAAAGAGGAAGCCGGGGCAAAAGCGGAGACGGGATTCCACGCACCACAAGTGGAATTTGCTCTGCCAAAGGTGGGGCCTGAGGGCCGGTCGCTCCAGGCCAGCCCCGAAGTCGGGAGCCTTGCCGTCTCCGCACCCCGGCTCGGGTGGTCCACAGTAGAGGCTGTCCTGCCCACGGGGAGCGCCGGCGTGCTGGACACCCATCCCGGTCTCCTCCAGGCCGGGCTGAAGCTTCCTGCAGCTGAAGTGGAAGCTCCCAAGGTGGACGTAGGTTTGGCCCTGCCCAGGCTGGAGGGTGCTGCCCCAGAGGCTGTCCCTAAAAGGGAGGGGTTCACACTCAGAGTCCCCAAGCTTGGGATCTCTGCCGAGGAAGTGGAACTGAAGCTGCCCTTGATGAAGGCTCCTGccctggaaatggccctgggagaAAGTCCGCAAAAGGTTCTGGAGGGCCAGCCGAGACCAGGCCGGGCAGCACCTTCCCTGGCCACGGTGGTGCCTGGGGTGGATCTACAGCTCCCCTTTGCCAAGGGGAAGACGGGCAGGGAGAGCCCTGACATCTCGGGCGGTGTCTCCTCGGCCAGCCTGGGCTCCAAACTGCCCCAGGTGGAGGTCAGCCTGGGGAGCCCCAAGGCAGACCCGATGGAAGGCTCCCTCATTCAGCTGCCTGGCCTGGAGAGTTCCCTgagggagaagcctttggagaGCCGAGAGGCAGCCGGGGCGACAGGGGTGAGGGTGCCCGCTCTGGACATCTCTGCCCCCAAAGTCCAGGACATGCATCTCTGCAAGGCTCTGGGGGAACCGGCTGCCCCTTCTGGGAGGGCGAAAGCCAAAGAGGCTGCTGAAGGGCCTGGATTTAAGTTTCCAATACCTCAAATATCCCTCCCAAAATTTGATTTCCCTGTCAAGGCAGCCCCCTCCCCGCCTCCAGTCCAGGTCAAAAGGCTGAAACCAGAAGGAGACTCGGGAACAAAGGTGGACACTTCCTTGCTGGCGGTGAAGGTACCAGGGCTGCCACTTCTGAAGGTGCCAAGGCCAGAGCTGGGCATTTCTGTTGAGAAGCCAGAGGTTGAGGTGACCGCTCCTCCAGCCCCACTGAGCTTTCCATTTGCAACTGTGCCTGCACTGGACATTCAGCCACCCAACATTGGGGTGGAGCTGGATTTGGCGAAGCGGGAAAGAGACGTTTCTAAACAGGGACCGAAAGCCCAAGAGGTCACCCGAGGGACCCTGGACAGAGACCTGGAGGTAGAAATCAGTCTCCCAAAGTGCGTGGTCAGCCAGCCTGAGCTGGAGCCGGGGATGAGGAGCATCGAAGGGCCGGCTCTTGCTGGGACAGTAGCCAAATTCCCGAAGGTGGACCTTTCCCTTGAGAAACTGCCTGCAGATTCTGAAGGGCCAAAGACTGACCTAGAAGAAGCCAGGATGAAGCTTCCAACTGTAGAGATACCACCAATAACTCTCACAGGGATCACGAGTGAGAGTCGGGTCAAGGTGAAAACATCTCGATTTGCCCTGTCCAAATTCAGCATTTCAGGCCCCAAAGTCTGGAGCAAAATGAGCCCAGACCTTTCGGTGTCTGGAGTGGACGGCAGAGAAGCTGCCAATCTGGGTTCAAAGCTGAAACTGCCCAAGTTTGGGATTTCTTTCCCCAAATCAAGATGGGAAGCAGAGGGAGGAGAGGTCAAGCCGGCCCTTGAGGCTAAAGGGGAAGCGGCCAAGGAAACTCCAGGGAGCAGGATGAAGTTGCCCACGGTGGAGGTGGATCTTGGCCGCCCGCAAGGCGTGGAAGGAGACGGGCAGGAGACCTCTCCTGGACTCCCCGGTGTCCAGTTTAAAGGGCCAAAACTCGCATTGCTGAGCTTTGGGAGCAAAGGCCAGGAGGAAGAGTGGGGTGCCCTAGAGACCGAGGAGGCAAAGGCGGAGAAGGAGGCCAAGGCCTCCAAGTTCAGGATCGCTTCTTTGGGCCTCCTGAGGAGGGAAGCGGAGGCCAAAGCCAAGAAGGCCCCCGGGAGCCCCAAGGAGAAGCCAAAGGGCCCCTTTGGGAAGATGCCCCAGCTGAAGGACTCCTCCTCCCTGAAGGCCCACCAGCTCGCTCCAGGGGCCGAGGCAGGGCTCAGGGTTCAGGGTCCCTCCGTGGAGATCGCTGTGCCTGGTTCTCCCCTGGCGGAAGGGGAGGCGACGGGGGAGAAACGGGCGGGGGAGGTGGCCAAGGAGGGAGGGCTCAAGAGGGCACCCCCCAGCCTCCGGGCGCCTGTTCCCTCCCTAGAGCTGGACATTGGTTTGCCCGCGGCTGGTCAAGAGGGGGGCGTTCTCCAGGCGGCCAAGATCAAGCTGCCCAAGGTGGAGCTGGCAAGACTTGGGAAGGGCCAGGGGGAAGAGGCCGAGGTGGCCCTGCAGCTGCTGGGGAAGGCAGGGGAGAAAGAGCTGGCAGGGGTGGGCACCAAGGTAGGATATTTGCCCAAAGTGGACATTTCCTTGCCCAAGGCCTGGCTGCCAGAGGGGGAGCTGCCTCCAGCCCAAGTGGACCTCGGCCTGGTTCAAGGTGCAGAGTTCAAGGTGCCTTCAATGGGGCTGCCGAAACTCAGTGCCCCAAAAGTGAAGGCTCCCCAGCTGGAGCTTGATGTGGGTTTGGAGGGGGCAGGGGTGGTGGGCACTCCTTCGGTCAAGTGGCCTGAGCCTGGGGCCTCGGGCTcagggcgggaggaggaggacttAGTCCGGGTGCCCCAACTTGAGCTGAAGCCTCCCAAATTCAGAGGAAGCGCAGATGCCGTCTTGGACTCTGAAGCAGGGCAGGCAAAAGAGGGCGGGCTGAAGGTGACCGGCCGGCCTCTTGGCCTGGGCAGGCTGGAGGCAGAAGCTGGGCTGGGAATGGAGGAGGGCAGATTCCAGCTGAAGCTGCCATCACTCAGCGTCTCCAAGCCAGAGGCCGAGCTGAGCCTGGGTGTCCAGCCCCTCTGCCCTCCAGCCGAGGGGGCAGCGCTGGCCTTCAGGGTGCCCGAGGTCAGCTTCTCTGGGGatcaggagaggggagaggaggccaCGGCGGCCTTGGAGGGGGGGCTGGGGGGCACGCTGACGATACCCAAGATCGGTATCGCTGTGGGTGGGGCAGCCGGCACTGCGTGGGGCACAGAGAGCGCCACTTCTCCCAGCCAgaggggtggaggtgggggagagccAGAGGGGAAGAAATCGGTTTTTAAGGTCCCTGGTTTGAAAATTTCTGCTCCAAGTCTCAAAACCCATGCTGAATATGAGGTGGGGGGCCCCCCCTGGGAGGCAGGGAAGTGGCCCAGGGTGAGGATTCCCGCCTTTGGCCTCTCCCTGCCCCGGGTGGGGCTGGAGGCTCCCGAGGGCTTGGTGGGGCAGGAGGCAGAAGCCAAGAAGGGCTTCTTGGCCCTGGGGAGGCCCAAGGGGGAGGAAGCGTCGGCTGGGCTCCtggcgagagaagaggggagccagGCCAAGGCCGCCAAACTTAAGGTCAGGGCCCCCTTCGGGGTCTCCATCTCCAGGCCCACATGGGCTGCcgaactcaatggggaagccgagGAGACGTCCTCCAGATTGAAGGTGCCCAGGCTGGGCTTTTCGAAGGCCGAGGGGGAGAGGGTGGAGGAGGGTCCCAGCAAGTTGGGGAAGATCCCGCTGCCCCAGGTGGAGCTGCTTCCTCCTTCCAAGGGGGCCAAGGCCGACCCAGAGCTCAGCCTCAAGCTGGTGAAGGCAGAGGAGGCCAAGGAGGAAGGCCACGGCGGCATCACCGTTGCCACGGCCCTCAAAGCTGCCAAATTCAAGCCCCCCCGGCTCACCCTCTCTGGCTTCAAGAAGCGCAATGGGGAGTTGCCCCCCGAAGCTCCAACTGCCCCTGGGCCCCAGGCAGGGGAGGCCTCGGTGAAAGCCACCACGAAAGGGGAGCCGTCCAGCAAGTTCAAGTTTCCAAAACTGGTGTTAAGCTCCAGATCCCAAGAGCTGCTGGAGACTCCCGAGGACCAGCAGGCGGGCAGTTTCAGGCTGCCTGCTGTGGCTTTCTCTGCAGAGAGTGGGCCCGAGGAGGGAGGGGCCCCTCCCAGGAAGCCCATGGAGAAGGAGGCCGTCTCTGAATGA
- the HIPK4 gene encoding homeodomain-interacting protein kinase 4, producing the protein MVTIESESDFYDVFEILGKGTFGEVVKSWKRSTGEMVAIKILKNDSYRSRIIKNELKLLQTMSEVDSEESHIVQFHEFFHDELKFYLVFELLEQNLFDFQKEHNFSSLPVRHIRTVTTQVLRALAKLKELSIIHADLKPENIMLVDQVRYPFRVKVIDFGSASIFNEVRYVKEPYIQSRFYRAPEILLGLPFCEKLDMWSLGCVMAELHLGWPLYPGNNEYDQIRYICETQGMPRPALLNAARKAHLFFKRSQHPEVVNSWQLKTPAEYLADTKVKSVERRKYVLKSLDQMETVNVHKMIYPDTEALAEYFDLRSMVELIKRMLTWDSHERITPSAALKHPYISTQPLKQNYDLTQYYQFCLRSLRESLPSHGKAPEEEAQHYSAMDEDRFYSREESAHGIQGTTSQMDELSIAEASREVPIKVWGEGPSGGGYDPLPDPTEAVSNRHRVAHQSLRLRHEQAQQEPIPAYYRSRPGSPRHHKASHHVKPDPTFENLILLGQYTPEDPPGWEKESNASAASLPESGAREEASYPKGLVLSPTTQVTRHGQSEVFEPAVPLPGPNPWLPSEDWLAEHGMERVPLKAVLHAPRNRHQLQPYLQHVASHH; encoded by the exons ATGGTCACAATCGAGTCGGAGTCCGATTTCTATGACGTCTTTGAGATTCTGGGGAAGGGCACATTTGGGGAGGTCGTGAAGAGCTGGAAACGGAGCACTGGGGAGATGGTTGCCATAAAAATCCTAAAGAACGACTCCTACCGCAGCAGGATCATCAAGAATGAGCTGAAGCTGCTGCAGACCATGTCCGAGGTGGACTCCGAGGAGTCCCACATCGTCCAGTTCCACGAGTTCTTCCACGACGAGCTCAAGTTCTACCTGGTCTTTGAGCTCCTGGAGCAAAACCTCTTTGACTTCCAGAAAGAGCACAACTTCTCCTCGTTGCCGGTCCGGCACATCCGCACAGTGACCACGCAGGTGCTGAGAGCCCTGGCCAAGTTGAAAGAGCTGTCAATCATCCACGCTGATCTAAAGCCAGAGAACATCATGCTGGTGGACCAGGTGCGGTACCCTTTCCGGGTCAAGGTGATTGATTTTGGATCGGCCAGCATCTTCAACGAAGTGCGCTACGTCAAAGAGCCTTACATCCAGTCCCGATTCTACCGGGCCCCAGAGATCTTGCTGGGGCTGCCGTTCTGTGAGAAGCTGGACATGTGGTCCCTGGGCTGCGTGATGGCCGAGCTGCACCTCGGCTGGCCCCTCTACCCTGGAAACAACGAGTACGACCAGATCCGGTACATCTGCGAGACCCAAGGCATGCCCAGGCCTGCTCTTCTGAATGCAGCGCGGAAGGCCCACCTCTTCTTCAAGAGGAGCCAGCACCCCGAGGTGGTGAACTCCTGGCAGCTGAAAACCCCGGCGGAGTATCTGGCCGACACCAAAGTGAAATCTGTGGAAAGGAGGAAGTACGTGCTCAAGTCCCTGGACCAGATGGAGACGGTGAACGTCCACAAGATGATCTACCCGGACACAGAGGCGCTAGCTGAGTACTTTGACCTCCGGAGCATGGTGGAGCTCATCAAGCGCATGCTGACCTGGGACTCCCACGAGCGCATCACCCCCAGCGCAGCCCTGAAACACCCCTACATTTCCACCCAACCCCTGAAGCAGAACTACGACCTCACCCAGTATTACCAGTTCTGCCTCCGGAGCCTCCGGGAGTCACTGCCCAGCCACGGCAAGGCGCCCGAGGAGGAAGCGCAACATTACAGTGCCATGGACGAGGACCGCTTCTACAGTCGGGAGGAAAGCGCCCACGGCATCCAGGGCACCACGAGCCAGATGGACGAGCTCAGCATTGCCGAAGCCAGTCGGGAGGTGCCCATAAAGGTGTGGGGCGAAGGGCCCAGCGGGGGAGGCTACGATCCCCTCCCGGACCCAACTGAGGCGGTGTCAAATCGGCACAGAGTGGCCCACCAGAGCCTCCGGCTGCGTCATGAGCAGGCCCAGCAAGAGCCCATTCCAGCCTACTACCGAAGCCGGCCTGGCAGCCCCAGGCACCACAAGGCTTCTCACCACGTGAAGCCAGACCCCACTTTTGAGAACCTGATTCTTCTGGGGCAGTACACCCCAGAAGATCCCCCCGGCTGGGAGAAGGAGAGCAATGCCAGCGCCGCTTCCTTGCCAGAGTCCGGTGCCCGGGAGGAGGCGAGCTACCCCAAAGGCCTTGTCCTCTCGCCCACCACACAGGTAACAAGG CACGGGCAGTCAGAGGTCTTTGAGCCGGCCGTGCCACTGCCTGGGCCAAACCCCTGGCTGCCCAGTGAGGACTGGCTGGCCGAACACGGCATGGAACGCGTCCCGCTCAAGGCTGTGCTGCACGCCCCCCGGAACCGCCACCAGCTGCAGCCCTACCTGCAACACGTGGCCAGCCACCACTAG
- the PLD3 gene encoding 5'-3' exonuclease PLD3, which yields MKPPVAYQKLKIPESLPELLPLAGQPSHSLGQLRGSALGGPCHSVFGLHPAEPPSRPRSMLLLDFQCVLVTSILSTVLVVALVVHSFFFPLHGLATSGHVAPVPNVVDQRCSDSCRSVLVESIPEGVSYDGNSTVGPSTFETWQSLLREAKGSVDIASFYWTLSNQDTHTQDPSASQGEEILAQLQQAASRGVTLRIAVNPPSARLPSTDLQLLEKSGAQIRQVDLPRLTRGVLHTKFWIVDQLHIYLGSANMDWRALTQVKELGVAVYNCSCLAQDLGKMFEVYWTLGLPNATIPSPWPANYSTPYNKETPLELELNGTAAAVYFSSAPPALCATGRTDDLQSLLSIIEGAQEFVYVSVMNYLPTMEFSHPRRFWPAIDDHFRRVAYEKRLRLRLLVGCWRHSKADMFPFLRSLAALRDNRTHYSLEVRLFVVPANETQAKIPYARVNHSKFMVTDKVAYIGTSNWSGDYFLHTAGAALVVAQSPAGDPGALREQLRRAFERDWDSAYSRDLDPEGRGQELCGGR from the exons ATGAAGCCGCCGGTTGCCTACCAGAAG CTCAAGATACCAGAGAGCCTTCCGGAGTTGCTGCCCCTGGCCGGGCAGCCCAGCCACTCCCTGGGCCAG CTCCGTGGCTCTGCACTGGGGGGGCCCTGCCACAGCGTCTTCGGGCTGCATCCTGCCGAGCCCCCCAGCCGACCTCGATCCATGCTGCTCTTGGATTTCCAGTGCGTGCTGGTGACGTCCATTTTGTCCACTGTGCTGGTGGTGGCCCTGGTGGTccactccttcttctttcccttgcACGGTTTGGCCACATCAGGGCACGTGGCACCGGTCCCGAATGTGGTGGATCAGAGGTGCAGCGACTCGTGCAG GAGCGTGCTGGTGGAGAGCATCCCCGAGGGAGTGAGCTACGATGGCAACAGCACGGTCGGCCCTTCCACTTTCGAGACTTGGCAAAGCCTTCTGAGGGAGGCCAAGGGCTCGGTGGACATTGCCTCTTTCTACTGGACTCTCAGCAACCAGGACACCCACACCCAGGACCCGTCAGCCAGCCAG GGGGAGGAGATACTGGCCCAGCTGCAGCAGGCTGCCAGTCGAGGGGTCACCTTGCGCATAGCCGTCAACCCGCCTTCCGCCCGGCTTCCCAGTACCGACCTTCAACTCCTGGAGAAGAGCG GGGCCCAGATCCGCCAGGTGGACTTACCCAGGCTGACCCGGGGCGTCCTGCACACCAAATTCTGGATTGTGGACCAGCTACACATTTACCTGGGCAGTGCAAACATGGACTGGCGTGCCCTGACACAG GTGAAGGAGCTCGGAGTAGCTGTCTACAACTGCAGCTGCCTGGCCCAGGACTTGGGGAAGATGTTTGAGGTCTACTGGACCCTCGGGCTGCCAAACGCCACCATCCCATCGCCCTGGCCGGCCAATTACTCCACCCCCTACAACAAGGAGACCCCCCTGGAGCTGGAGCTGAATGGCACGGCAGCTGCTGTCTACTTTTCG AGTGCCCCCCCAGCCTTGTGTGCCACCGGGCGGACGGACGACCTCCAGTCCCTGCTGAGCATCATTGAAGGAGCCCAGGAGTTTGTCTATGTCTCCGTGATGAATTACTTGCCCACCATGGAGTTCTCCCACCCCAGGAG GTTCTGGCCAGCCATCGATGACCACTTCCGGAGAGTGGCCTACGAGAAGAGACTGCGCCTCCGCCTGCTGGTCGGCTGCTGGAGACACTCCAAGGCCGACATGTTCCCCTTCTTGCGCTCCTTGGCTGCCCTGCGGGACAACCGCACCCACTACAGCCTGGAAGTG aggctctttgtGGTGCCCGCAAACGAGACGCAGGCCAAGATCCCCTACGCCAGGGTCAACCACAGCAAGTTCATGGTCACAGACAAGGTGGCCTACATTG GAACCTCCAACTGGTCCGGGGACTACTTCCTGCACACGGCCGGCGCGGCCCTGGTGGTGGCTCAGAGCCCGGCCGGGGACCCCGGCGCCCTCCGGGAGCAGCTGCGGCGCGCCTTCGAGCGGGACTGGGACTCCGCCTACAGTCGGGACCTCGACCCCGAGGGCCGCGGGCAGGAGCTCTGCGGCGGCCGATAG